ATAAACTATGGTTCAGTCATagcaactagcatgggttgtgTGCGTTTCATTGGAAAATGAGTGGGCATGGTGTGCCCTTTTTTGAAATAGGACCGGTAATGTGCCGTGAGTTGTCGTGGACGGGGTGTCCGACAACCCTAAAATTTGGGCCCTGGTGACCTTCCACCATGGCTGAAACCCCATTCATTTACTAATGATGATATGTTGTTTTCACAAACTTGCCTTATGAAAATGATCCCTTGCATGTGTATACTTAGCATTTCCACAAAGTTAACTTTACAGCTTATTCCTTGACGatatcatatgcatgtattttccaCCCCTGCCGTAGGttgggacttgctgagtacttttgtactcacccttgtttATGCTTCCAGAGGATGATCCGGACTTCACTGAAGCAGACGGTGAGGCTGACGAATAGGTCTCGGCTGCGTCTGCACCcaagttgcctgtggagtgaCGTGATCTTTATGCTGTCCCTGTTGTGCACTCTGATGTCGTGGACCTTGTTGTTCCTACACTGCTATCTAGTGTTGTATGTTTTATTAGGCTGGTGGAGAATGTTCACCACCCCTCATGTTGTATGTCCGTGGTAACatctgttgtaagactcttatttatcAGCGATTGATTCAGGGACTGGTTAAATAAAGGTTTTAAGCATCGGGGGTAACACATGGCGCTTCACCTCATGAGCCTACTCGACTACAGAGcaattttcaaccatcttataGTCATGATACTACTCCATGATATATAGTTCATTTTCTGCATCTGATGTACCaaatttagcattcagtgttgttggtgacatgggaaccaggggtccccgagtcccgaggccaggacagcagaataccacgtggcgccatccctcggggactatctccccgagccctgagaagacccagttccgggagggggtgctcggggccatgaacagtggtccccgagtacccgtagttccccgaggacccaagaagtacaagttccggaagagggcgctcggggccatgaacagtggtccccgagcacccgcagttccccgaggatccgagcaGATACATATCTGGGAGAgtgcgctcggggccatgaacagttgtccccgagcacccacagttccccgaggatctaaGAAGCCTCTTGCCGCTGGACCCCACAAGAGCTCAACGgcgaggtgtcaatcggtggaaggcctgatgctgcatttaagagggagtgtggcctgtcacttccaaccactccccccacacctgtcgtactgagtacgccAGCCCCTACCACCATCTGGCAGGTGTGTGGGGTCATTTAATGCGACgtgtcccatcgcacgtcaccctgcggggcccatgaaggaaACGGCTGGGAGATGTCatcactgggctcgaggcatattgcctgcccccctgctgtgtcagaccagCTCTGACTGAGCTGGCACGCAGGGTTGTTTggcggctgcccgatgggccccccCACTGCACCGGCTAAAAGtaggcgtaatgggcgacaatACCGGTCGAGTACGGATTTTccacccctgtaacatcaagctgtagccccataatggttgctctccatttatggctcatgggaactcgtgccctactttctgggcacgccaagcctccccaaCAGTATAAAACGGGAGGTgcaccccggagaagaacaGGTCCGACAGGCCCAATAATCGAACCAAAGCTAACAAATCTTAGAAGATCACCGAAGCTCAAGCACGAGTCTGAGAAGCTGAGCAGGGGTTCACCAAGACCGAAGctttagacttagacagaaaaacttgtaacacaagagatccacagagagacattctcagagcattaatagcataaacacaggagtagggtattacactccgtgcggcccgaacctgtctaaaatccctcaagcatttactcccactagcagtcgatcatccgccccgcctacatctcatatACTCGCATTTAATTTACGTaggaggtagattcagaatcatcctcccggccgaatctcaaagggggtcccccaAGATCCCCGCTTggggagttcatcctccgacaagtGTATCCCACAGCTCCTTCGGGCTTTGTATGTGCATGCACACATCACAAAGATGGTCACTGAGAAtgctaagaatgcatcctaTAAATAGTGTGTTGGCATCCGTGAACACATTTTACTACTCAGCAGTAAGGATTCCTTCCGGCTTGCCATTAGCCACTCAGTAGATATTCATAGCCGTCAGCCACAGATTGACCTTGACTTGTCATCTtttaaagtgcacaccagaaAACTTGTCTGGCCTCAATGCATCGACAAAACCAACCATTGATAAAtctaagtgcctacaataaagTTTTTAGAATGTTAGAAAATAAGGCacatttaggtttaatttaatccataaataattcatgagtaaACTGATATGATTATATCATCATAGCATAATCTAGGTATGTGTACGAAAGCAtaacatatgactagatctaatactcaaaattaggattacaggaaataaagtacgagtaataTGGTTTTTACGTATTGGTTATGCGttgtggaggttgctgaagatacTGGTTGCATTGTCTTGATGACACGATTGATCCTGTTGATGACGCGCCaaatttgttgacgatgacagcggaTAGTGCCCAAGCGACTAGGAAGATGAGCCATGGTGAAGAATTTGAGCAGTCGCGTAGGGCGCTtctcaaaaatcttattcgtcctctttcggtgcaagatctcaagagcaaTGGTTTCGAAAACCCGCTCTCCCGTTCGTGGGTGCACGCTGATACTGGGATGGCATAGACTACAACGGCAACACAACTAAGAGAGAAAGAGGTAAAactctaactcttatatagactcacgtaatgagaGCGTTTTAAATTTTAGGACAACTCTtaattagcagtctatgttaTACGTGTAACCAATAAGGTGGGAGtccttctatatatatatataggaaaaaccCCACACCTCTCCCTCCATTAACAATATAGTGCTAATATACAGTGAGTCTTAACACGAACCACCTCTCCACAATATAagtctttaaaatttattaaaaattattatatgaATCGACCCGAATAATTCTAATACTTCCTACGCTATTTTGTATTGCACAAGCCAATCCCAGGAGGTACATGGCAAAGAAAGTTTGACGAGCCAGGACTATGGCATTGGATCGGACACTAGGCAAAGAAAATGTTAGGCGCCTAAGGGGGCGTGGCAAAGTCCTGCAACGAACAAGCCAGGCTTGTTGTCACACAACCCAAATActagggatttcaatttcattttacatttttttcattCAACGATGAAAACattgaaatttatgaaattttatccaaattttggttatttttttcCTCTGCTTTATAAGCCTACACattagtgaaagaaaattctagGACTAAATATTTTGTTCCCTCCCGAAATTCTTAAATTCACGAAAATCAACGAAATttggggtgtgtttggttgtttgaACGAATtgaatggaatggaatgatccTAGATAGACGGGATGATCCTGGATGAGGTGATATAAGTATATTGTTTGGTTAGATATATGAAATAGTACAAGAATGTGTTTGGTTGTATGTATTGGATGATACGATAACACATTTAGTTGCTTAAAGACCATGTATTATATAAatgtataacttaattattttataaacataatattttttatatttattattatcaactaactatgctaattagtactaatcattcctaattctagttaatcatAACTTAAGTTTTTAATAATCATCACTGAATACCTACAATAATAATTATTTAGGGTGAATAACATCTACTTGTAACTAGTTTTTAATTAAACATCCTTAATAACCACTGATAGTCATTGATCATCACTAATCATGAGTGATTAGCAGAGTTGATAGAACATGTACAGGGTTGTTCGACCGATTTTACCGCATAGCTCAATACATCATCTTCTcaatatatttgaaaaatatgAACCATCTCATCTTAAATGAAATGATACGATTCAACAAACCAAACAACAAAACATACTCAGGTTGGTTaattcatccaaccaaacacaccttaaTCGCTGCCGCACATGCTCGACCCACGAGACGCACTGACAcagggaaattaattttttgCCACTCTCTTCGTTGGCCACTCTTCAAATATCATCTACTTCATTGTCTTTACATATTTGTCATTGGAGAGAGAAAAACTCTTACTCGTGTgctattttggtctatttttgtTGCCACCTGGGCGATCCGACGTGCAAGGCATGAAAAATGACTTCTCTTTGCCCATGCTTGTGAGTGGGAGGCGTTGACGAAGCTGCGAGAGCATGTTGGGTCCAGCCACCGTGCCATCGCCAAGTACATCGCCGACCACTTCTCCGACCTCCCTGCTCGCCATGACGCGCTCCTCTCCATCCACCTTTGATACCTTAGGCCCTAGGTCCTCcatgctctccctctcccacctgCATCCGCACCCCAACGCGTCCTCCACCGCGCCGCGCCACCGCACACCTCGTGACCAGAAGCTCCTCTTCACCCCGCCCCCAATGGCGCCGCCAAGCCACCTCTACCAGCCCTTCCACCCACCGCTATCACCGTTGCCGGCCAACTACCGCAACCTCGACCTCAGCCAGCGGATCGAGGTCCTCTAGGACCGCATGGGCCAGTGGCATGAGTACGCGTCCCTCATCTCCGCAGTCACTTGGGACAGGTTCATGCCGTTGTCCATCGAGGAGGCCACATGGATCTTCGGCGTCGAGCAGAACTGCCTCCTCATGGTGGCACTGGTCCATGACTCGCTCCTCGATGAGAAGGCATTCCTGGCCAACCTCGTCCCCTTCTTCGACCACTACAGTGCTGCGGTTCATCAACGTCTGCCAGCGCGCTGACACCGCCAAGCACGTAATCGACAACTGGCTCGACCCCATGGGCGTGCGGGACCTAGCATGCTCGATGAAGGACTTCCCGCACCGCCATGGGGACGACGGCTGGGAGGCCTTCATGGGGGCATCCCCCGCCGGTTGCCTTGCTTACGTGCGGTTCCGCCAGTCGCGGGAGGCCCTCGACGTTGAGGACCAAATCGCGGAGCTCAAGCGTGCGCTGCAAGTGGTCGAGATCGAGGTGGCCAGGGCGCGGGTGAAGCTCAAGATGGAGCGGGCCAAGAAGAAGGCCAccgaggaggcggtggaggatgCCGAGGATGACCCCAACCCGCGCCCTGTGGTGATGGTGGTATGGCTCTAGTACGGCGAGGTTGCCGAGGCGTCCACCGTGTTGCTGCTCTCGGTAGTGCAGGAGATGGATGATGTCGCAGTCGTGGACGACGCGCCTAGGCAGAGCAAGATGGATGTGGAGCTCGACATCGTGGAGGTGGACAAGGGGTGGATACGGTCGCCTGCGTCCAATTCCATCCTCGTCACCTCGTCGTCTCCGTCGTCGTCACGGGGGAGGAGGACACTACTACCTCCAGAGGCGAAGGCACCAGCGGTGGCAGCAGCAATGTCAGacgactccgatgatgacaaTGCGAGAGGAGTAGGCAGGGGCAAAGGCGGTGGCAGCGCGGGGGGCAGGGGCAACGGCACCGGCTAGAGCAGCACACGACTCGAACAGAACCAGCTAAACTGAAATAGAAGGGAAGGAACAGCTTCATCATTTCTCTTGTCTTGCCATGTTGGAGTGTCCAGTAACAGGGAAAAGAGATAACAGTGACATACCAGTAaaattttttctctctctaatgATAAATATGTAAAGTCACTGAAGTAGGTGATATTGGAAGAGTGACACGAAATGAGTGGCAAAAACTTAATTTCCTCACTGACACACACGCGGCACGTCTCGacttcctccctcctccctcctccatcCCACTCCAGACTCCCGAGCTCGCAACAGCACCCGTTCCTACCTACTCCCCGCGCGGGCCGCCACGCCATGGCCGCGCCGTGCGGCCGCAGCGCGCCGCCGCTGGTCCTCATCGCGCTCTCCGCGGCGTTCCTCACCTACAACGCGCTCCTCTCCTCCCGCTCCTTCCTGCCCCTCCCcgactcctcctccttccctaccgccaccgcctcctcccgccgcctcgccGCAGGGTCCAGCGGCGGGCGGAGGGCGTTCCACACCGCGGTGACCGCGTCTGGGTCCGTGTACAATACGTGGCAGTGCCGCATCATGTACCACTGGTTCAAGGAGGCGCGGCGGGCGCGCAGCGGCGCCGAGATGGGCGGGTTCACCAGGATACTGCACTCCGGGAAGCCCGACGAGTTCGTCGACGAGATCCCCACCTTCGTAGCCGACCCACTCCCCGAAGGGGATCAGGTATGGCGTTCCGTTGCTGTGCTAGCTAACTCGAAAATTTCTTCAAGTTGTGCGATGCTTTCTTCGTTGGTTCTCTGGTTTGTTGCTGTTTAGTTGGAATTCTGGAGAAATGTAGGCTGCGTGTGAACGTTTAGTAAAATCGAGAAATGTCTGTGGTTCTCAAGGAGTCAAGGTGGAGTTGTGTGAATTGGTTAATGCTTCATTCCAAGCATGCTACCCCCATATCTAATGCAGTTGTAAAACATTTCAGTATTACTTTAATTTCAGTTGGTATCTGGGTAGCAGAAAAACATGAGTCTCCCAGTAGTTCTTGAAGTATGAGTATCTACCAATTGGTTTGTTTTCTATGGCATGTCAGGCTGGACAAGTTGAGCTCCATATCACTAGCAAGTAGCATGTATAAACCCAAGGTTCTAATTCGATTCTGTTCCACTGGAAAAGAACTTCTGGACAAATAACAGCTGTTCTAATTTGCCTTGTACAAGCATGTGGGATCAGGGAAATGAGGAAGTGGTGAGGGCCAAGTTGGTGGAGAAAACAGACTGGCAGCTGGGATCTCATATGGTGAAAAGGTTTGCTGTGTCAGCCGGGTAAACTGGATTGGACCCTGCTGATACCAGCTTTTTCATCATATTGCGTCTGAAGCAAGTTAAAAACCATTGGTGTAGGATAACAGCTGCTAACAACTCTGTGGCGTCTCATCATAGCGCCCTGTGGTGACTGCAACAGTCACTGTTTATCTATCATATCCGTTGTTCAGTTTTGCTTTTTACAATAGTATTACCCATTGTTCAGTTTTGCTTTTTTTACAATAGTATTACGGATGAGTTAATAATTAGGGAGCTCAAAATGTTCGTGACTAAACCTTGTTACTAATAGCagatttttttgtgtgtgtataATGGCTTATTTGATTTTATGAGGTAAAGTGTTCGCTAGATGCTGGTTGAATTTTTCTCCTAACAGAGTTTATCCTGACATGGCAGGGATACATTGTTCTCAATAGGCCCTGGGCATTTGTTCAGTGGCTCCAGAGGGCAGACATACAGGAAGAGTAAGTTTGCAGTAAGTTCATGGGAGAAGCAGCAATCAGCTTCCAGATTCAAATATGTTAGTTAATTTCATACCTTGTGCAGATATATTTTGATGGCAGAGCCAGATCATATTATTGTTAAGCCTATCCCAAACTTGTCAAGAGATGGTCGCGCGGCAGCTTTCCCTTTCTTCTATATTGATCCTAAAAAGTATGAAAATGTATTGCGTAAATTCTTCCCTGAATATGAGGGGCTAATCACTAAAATCGATCCTATAGGAAATTCTCCCGTCATCATTGAGAAGGTAATTTCATTCCCTCTGGAGTATATTCGGAGCATCTACTCAGAACTAAGGAATTAATTCTATTATGCTTCCCCGATATGCTAGGAATCTCTTGCAAGGATTGCACCGACATGGATGAATATATCAATAGCAATGAAGAAAGATCCTGAAGCTGATAAAGCATTTGGCTGGGTTCTTGAAATGTAAAATCCTACCAATCAATTCGTATTTTCCCAATTTGtcttttaataattttttattccaAATTTACTTCTGCTTTTCTGGATTTTCATGCTAGTTAATGAGCAAGGAAGTGCGTATGTAACTATCTGGTATATTTATTTCTGGAAAATAGGTATGCCTATGCTGTAGCATCTGCTCTCCATGGAGTAGGCAACATCTTACGCAAGGATTTTATGATACAGGTTTGAAGTTTGGTTAATTAGCATATAAACGTGCATATTAGGGATCTTGTGCAGTTCTGTTCTTAGCTGATAATTTAATCCTGTTATGTCAGCCACCGTGGGACTTGGAAGTTGGTGATGCATTTATCATACATTATACCTATGGGTGTGATTATGATGTGAAGGTATTTGATTCGTCTTTTGATGTGGAACTTCAGAAGATTCACCTTACGACATTGTGCTTTAACCATATTATTCTTTGCACTAGGGTAAACTGACTTACGGCAAAATTGGAGAGTGGAGGTTTGACAAGAGATCCTATGAGCATAAACCTCCTCCTAGAAATTTGCCGTTACCTCCAAATGGTGTACCTGAAAGTGTGGTATGGTCTGGCTTTGCTTGAAGATACCTAATCTTTTTTTTGAATGATGTGCATGTATCTAATCTTAATTCTGCAGTTTGAGGACCTTTGTTTTTCTAGTGGACATTATTTTGATGTTTTTGTACTGTTTCATTTTTTGGGGGATGGTAAGCCATGTTTGCTTTGCTATCTAGTTCTGCAATGAAAAGTCTTGGATATGTTAGGGAATACACACTACATAGAAAACTAAAGGGAAAACGTGTGGATTGCTATAGACATTGGTGTTGCAATGGGAAGCATCATTGATGCGCTGAAAGTCACTAGTAGACAAGTCAATACAATGTTATATGCATTATGCATTTCGTCAGTTTCATCACAGAATGACATAAGGCATTCGTTATGGTCAAGAGGACATTTCTCCTTTATTTATCATCCAAAATAGCTTTCAGTCTCTCGCGGTTTGTGATAACTGCATTAGAAATGCCTTGCTTAATCAATTTTGTCCAGTCCTTGAGCTAACAAAAGACATGGCGATGATTCTTACT
The sequence above is drawn from the Phragmites australis chromosome 10, lpPhrAust1.1, whole genome shotgun sequence genome and encodes:
- the LOC133930756 gene encoding hydroxyproline O-arabinosyltransferase 1-like, which codes for MAAPCGRSAPPLVLIALSAAFLTYNALLSSRSFLPLPDSSSFPTATASSRRLAAGSSGGRRAFHTAVTASGSVYNTWQCRIMYHWFKEARRARSGAEMGGFTRILHSGKPDEFVDEIPTFVADPLPEGDQGYIVLNRPWAFVQWLQRADIQEEYILMAEPDHIIVKPIPNLSRDGRAAAFPFFYIDPKKYENVLRKFFPEYEGLITKIDPIGNSPVIIEKESLARIAPTWMNISIAMKKDPEADKAFGWVLEMYAYAVASALHGVGNILRKDFMIQPPWDLEVGDAFIIHYTYGCDYDVKGKLTYGKIGEWRFDKRSYEHKPPPRNLPLPPNGVPESVVTLVKMVNEATINIPNWESYAAD